The following proteins are co-located in the Rhodococcus opacus B4 genome:
- a CDS encoding GuaB3 family IMP dehydrogenase-related protein, whose amino-acid sequence MRDLVEIGMGRTARRTYELDDIDIVPSRRTRSSKEVSTSWQLDAYRFDIPVLAHPTDALVSPSFAIELGKRGGLGVINGEGLWGRHADVEAKLAELVALAESDVDVEAPIKKLQELHAAPLQPGLLAAAVAQVRDAGVTTAVRVSPQNARALTPQLLEAGIDLLVVHGTIISAEHVAHGDSEPLNLKTFISELDVPVVAGGVSDHRTALHLMRTGAAGVIVGYGSTEGATTTGEVLGIGLPMATAIADAAAARRDYLDETGGRYVHVIADGDITSSGDLAKAIACGADAAVLGAPLAVASEAPGGGWYWPSAAAHPSVPRGTMLPVSFGDRPSLDRVLTGPSDDPFGSLNLVGGLRRSMAKAGYSDLKEFQKVGLTVRA is encoded by the coding sequence GTGCGCGACCTCGTTGAGATCGGCATGGGCCGAACAGCCCGACGAACCTATGAGCTGGACGACATCGACATCGTCCCCTCCCGCCGGACCCGCTCCTCCAAGGAGGTGTCGACGTCCTGGCAGCTCGACGCGTACCGGTTCGACATTCCGGTGCTGGCGCATCCGACCGACGCGCTCGTGTCGCCGTCGTTCGCGATCGAACTCGGCAAGCGCGGTGGCCTCGGAGTCATCAACGGTGAGGGGTTGTGGGGCCGGCACGCGGACGTCGAGGCCAAGCTCGCCGAACTCGTCGCGCTGGCGGAGTCGGACGTCGACGTCGAGGCGCCGATCAAGAAGCTGCAGGAACTGCATGCGGCGCCGTTGCAGCCGGGTCTCCTGGCCGCTGCGGTGGCGCAGGTCCGCGACGCGGGTGTCACGACCGCCGTGCGGGTCAGTCCGCAGAACGCGCGGGCGCTGACCCCGCAGTTGCTCGAGGCGGGCATCGACCTGCTGGTGGTGCACGGCACGATCATCTCCGCCGAGCACGTCGCCCACGGCGACAGCGAACCGCTGAACCTGAAGACGTTCATCTCCGAACTGGACGTTCCCGTCGTGGCCGGTGGGGTGAGCGATCACCGGACCGCTCTGCATCTGATGCGCACGGGCGCGGCCGGTGTGATCGTCGGGTACGGCTCCACCGAGGGCGCCACGACCACCGGTGAGGTGCTGGGCATCGGTCTCCCGATGGCGACGGCCATCGCGGACGCCGCGGCCGCCCGCCGCGACTACCTCGACGAGACGGGTGGGCGCTACGTCCACGTCATCGCGGACGGCGACATCACGTCTTCGGGCGACCTCGCGAAGGCGATCGCCTGTGGCGCGGACGCCGCGGTTCTGGGCGCACCGCTGGCCGTTGCGTCGGAGGCTCCCGGCGGCGGCTGGTACTGGCCGTCGGCCGCCGCGCACCCGTCGGTGCCGCGCGGCACGATGCTGCCGGTCTCGTTCGGTGACCGCCCGTCGCTCGACCGGGTCCTCACCGGTCCGTCGGACGACCCGTTCGGTTCCCTGAACCTGGTCGGTGGACTGCGCCGCTCGATGGCGAAGGCGGGATACTCCGATCTGAAGGAATTCCAGAAGGTGGGCCTGACGGTTCGCGCCTGA
- a CDS encoding GMC family oxidoreductase N-terminal domain-containing protein: MSKKRTTDYDVLIVGSGFGGSVTALRLVEKGYKVGILEAGRRYADADFAKTSWDLKKFLWAPALGFFGIQRVHLLRDCLILAGAGVGGGSLNYANTLYKPPASFFQDKQWSHITDWHDELTPYYEQARKMLGVVQNPHMTPADEIIKSVAEDMGVGDTFIQTPVGVFFGEAGKTVPDPYFGGVGPDRTGCIECGECMTGCRHGAKNTLLKNYLGLAEKAGAEIVPMTTVTGLREASDGTWDVFTRRSGPRKNRNRKTYTAANVVLAAGTWGTQHLLFDQKESGALPKISDRLGVLTRTNSESILGAAKNKVDPALELTKGVAITSSFHPTSDTHVEPVRYGKGSNSMAMLQTLLTDGGGRRWMTFLRELAKDPTALKVLTPYKWSERTIIALVMQNLDNSITTYTKKGLFGRRKVTSRQGHGQPNPSWIPAGNEATRRIAEKIDGRAGGTWGDVFNIPLTAHFLGGCTIASEPSNGVIDPYHRVWGYPTLSVVDGSAVSANLGVNPSLTISAQAERAASLWPNKGEADLRPEQGEGYRRLNPIAPVKPVVPEGAPAALVLPIVEIRSGSVLPDTQKHGVA; this comes from the coding sequence ATGAGCAAGAAGCGCACAACGGATTACGACGTTCTCATCGTCGGTTCCGGATTCGGTGGCAGCGTCACCGCACTCCGGTTGGTCGAGAAGGGTTACAAGGTCGGCATCCTCGAGGCGGGCCGCCGCTACGCCGACGCCGACTTCGCGAAGACCAGCTGGGATCTCAAGAAGTTCCTGTGGGCGCCCGCCCTCGGTTTCTTCGGCATCCAGCGCGTCCACCTGCTCCGCGACTGCCTCATCCTCGCCGGCGCCGGCGTCGGCGGCGGCTCACTCAACTACGCGAACACCCTCTACAAACCGCCCGCCTCCTTCTTCCAGGACAAGCAGTGGTCGCACATCACCGACTGGCACGACGAGCTCACGCCGTACTACGAGCAGGCCCGCAAGATGCTCGGAGTCGTCCAGAACCCGCACATGACGCCCGCGGACGAGATCATCAAGTCGGTCGCCGAGGACATGGGCGTGGGCGACACGTTCATCCAGACCCCGGTCGGCGTCTTCTTCGGTGAAGCGGGCAAGACCGTGCCCGACCCCTACTTCGGCGGCGTCGGCCCCGACCGCACCGGATGCATCGAATGCGGCGAATGCATGACCGGATGCCGTCATGGCGCCAAGAACACCCTGCTCAAGAATTACCTGGGCCTCGCGGAGAAGGCCGGCGCGGAGATCGTCCCGATGACGACGGTCACCGGTCTGCGCGAGGCGTCCGACGGCACCTGGGACGTCTTCACCCGGCGCAGCGGGCCGCGGAAGAACCGGAACCGCAAGACGTACACCGCCGCGAACGTCGTCCTGGCGGCCGGGACGTGGGGTACTCAGCATCTGCTGTTCGACCAGAAGGAGTCGGGCGCGCTGCCCAAGATCTCCGACCGGCTGGGTGTGCTGACCCGCACCAACTCGGAGTCGATCCTCGGCGCCGCCAAGAACAAGGTGGATCCCGCGCTCGAGCTCACCAAGGGCGTCGCCATCACGTCGTCGTTCCACCCGACGTCCGACACCCACGTGGAGCCGGTGCGCTACGGCAAGGGGTCGAACTCGATGGCCATGCTGCAGACGCTGCTGACCGACGGCGGCGGGCGGCGGTGGATGACGTTCCTCCGGGAACTGGCGAAGGATCCGACGGCCCTGAAGGTCCTCACCCCGTACAAGTGGAGCGAGCGCACCATCATCGCGCTGGTGATGCAGAACCTCGACAACTCCATCACCACATACACGAAGAAGGGCCTGTTCGGCCGGCGCAAGGTCACCAGCAGGCAGGGCCACGGTCAGCCGAACCCCAGCTGGATCCCCGCGGGCAACGAGGCGACCCGGCGGATCGCCGAGAAGATCGACGGTCGCGCCGGCGGTACCTGGGGAGATGTGTTCAACATTCCGCTCACCGCGCACTTTCTCGGCGGCTGCACCATCGCCTCGGAGCCGTCGAACGGCGTCATCGACCCGTACCACCGGGTGTGGGGTTACCCGACGCTGAGTGTGGTCGACGGTTCGGCGGTGTCCGCGAACCTGGGCGTCAACCCGTCGCTGACGATCTCGGCGCAGGCCGAGCGTGCGGCGTCGCTGTGGCCGAACAAGGGCGAGGCGGACCTGCGTCCGGAGCAGGGGGAGGGATACCGGCGGCTGAACCCGATCGCGCCGGTCAAGCCGGTCGTCCCGGAAGGCGCGCCCGCCGCGCTGGTGCTGCCGATCGTCGAGATCCGAAGCGGCTCCGTGTTGCCCGACACCCAGAAGCACGGCGTTGCGTAG
- the guaA gene encoding glutamine-hydrolyzing GMP synthase: MADIEQQRPVLVVDFGAQYAQLIARRVREAKVYSEVVPHTATVEEIAAKNPLAVVLSGGPSSVYADGAPQLDPALFDLDVPVFGICYGFQAMAGALGGTVAHTGTREYGRTDLKVQGGLLHEGLPSSQPVWMSHGDAVTEAPEGFEVTATSEGAPVAAFEDRARRLAGVQYHPEVLHSPHGQQVLSRFLHEIAGIPPAWTAANIADALVEQVREQVGDGKAICGLSGGVDSAVAAALVQRAIGDNLTCVFVDHGLMRAGERAQVEQDFVAATGARLITVDAADTFIGELAGVSDPETKRKIIGREFIRSFEGAVSDVLGENAAHGDTVEFLVQGTLYPDVVESGGGTGTANIKSHHNVGGLPEDLQFTLVEPLRLLFKDEVRAVGRELGLPEEIVGRQPFPGPGLGIRIIGEVTQERLDLLRHADSIAREELTAAGLDGQIWQCPVVLLADVRSVGVQGDGRTYGHPIVLRPVSSEDAMTADWTRLPYDVLERISTRITNEVHDVNRVVLDITSKPPGTIEWE; encoded by the coding sequence GTGGCAGATATCGAGCAGCAGAGACCGGTCCTCGTCGTCGACTTCGGCGCGCAGTACGCGCAGCTGATCGCCCGGCGGGTGCGTGAGGCCAAGGTCTATTCCGAGGTGGTCCCGCACACCGCGACCGTCGAGGAGATCGCGGCCAAGAATCCGCTCGCCGTGGTGCTGTCGGGCGGACCGTCCAGCGTCTACGCCGACGGGGCGCCCCAGCTCGATCCGGCCCTGTTCGATCTGGACGTTCCGGTGTTCGGCATCTGCTACGGATTCCAGGCCATGGCCGGTGCACTGGGCGGGACGGTGGCCCACACCGGCACCCGCGAGTACGGCCGCACCGACCTGAAGGTGCAGGGCGGCCTGCTGCACGAGGGGCTGCCGTCCAGTCAGCCCGTGTGGATGAGCCACGGCGACGCGGTCACAGAGGCCCCCGAAGGTTTCGAGGTGACGGCCACGAGTGAGGGCGCACCCGTCGCCGCATTCGAGGACCGGGCCCGCAGGCTCGCGGGCGTGCAGTACCACCCGGAGGTCCTGCACTCGCCGCACGGCCAGCAGGTGCTCAGCCGGTTCCTCCACGAGATCGCCGGCATTCCCCCCGCGTGGACGGCCGCGAATATCGCCGACGCCCTCGTGGAGCAGGTCCGCGAGCAGGTGGGCGACGGCAAGGCGATCTGCGGACTCTCGGGCGGTGTCGACTCCGCCGTCGCGGCCGCGCTCGTGCAGCGTGCGATCGGCGACAACCTGACGTGTGTGTTCGTCGACCACGGTCTGATGCGTGCCGGCGAGCGCGCGCAGGTCGAGCAGGATTTCGTCGCCGCCACCGGCGCCCGGCTCATCACCGTCGACGCCGCCGACACCTTCATCGGTGAACTGGCAGGGGTGTCCGACCCGGAGACCAAGCGCAAGATCATCGGCCGCGAGTTCATCCGCAGCTTCGAGGGTGCCGTCAGCGACGTGCTCGGCGAGAACGCCGCGCACGGCGACACGGTCGAATTCCTCGTGCAGGGCACGCTCTACCCGGACGTCGTGGAATCCGGCGGTGGTACCGGCACGGCCAACATCAAGAGCCACCACAACGTCGGCGGGCTGCCCGAAGACCTGCAGTTCACGCTCGTGGAACCGCTGCGTCTGCTGTTCAAGGACGAGGTCCGCGCGGTGGGACGGGAGCTCGGTCTGCCCGAGGAGATCGTGGGACGTCAGCCGTTCCCCGGCCCCGGGCTCGGCATCCGCATCATCGGCGAGGTCACCCAGGAGCGGCTCGACCTGCTTCGTCACGCGGATTCCATTGCGCGCGAAGAGTTGACGGCAGCCGGGCTCGACGGCCAGATCTGGCAGTGCCCGGTGGTGCTGCTCGCCGACGTCCGCAGCGTCGGCGTACAGGGCGACGGGCGCACCTACGGGCACCCGATCGTGCTCCGTCCCGTGTCCAGCGAGGACGCGATGACCGCCGACTGGACGCGACTGCCCTACGACGTCCTGGAGCGGATCTCCACCCGGATCACGAACGAGGTCCACGACGTCAACCGGGTCGTGCTGGACATCACGAGCAAGCCGCCGGGCACCATCGAGTGGGAGTGA
- a CDS encoding PspC domain-containing protein: MYAKRGDRNDGRMSNGSFQEQIQDLWRTRPVRLPGRGHVAGVCAGIGYRYGVDPVLIRVAFVVSTIFGGAGVLLYLACWLALTKSGDPASPAESLMGRGHSSDSGTKTIVLLVALAIAVSTVGPFGVGLGGSGLVSMALMLGGLWLLYQRQPIPPPSPVGAVAPGVGTGYPGTSFSPGQFGANPFGPGTYGSGAYGPYTKLPDSYTPSTAPTAGPPADTPSDAPTEALKPETAAAQNDPVSFEKSPAAGPRADTPSAPFAPLEPRPPAWDPLGVAPFAWDLPEPARTTTPAVQPERTHSRLTTMVIGLAILAAAAATALAVATGSDWLNPGRIGAVALAVIGVGLLIGGFLRKGYGLLVVAGPLIGFVILASLVGSLDLNSENMGDRTWVPLTAADIDPAYSGGFGSFTLDLRNVTLTEDKTVDVSGQFGEVVVLLPPGMNVDKHCTAQFGDAQCHPDGLDGGSDGTDGPVLTLNADVRFGSMEVRRG, encoded by the coding sequence ATGTACGCGAAACGCGGCGACCGCAACGATGGTCGTATGAGCAATGGGAGCTTCCAAGAGCAGATACAGGATCTGTGGCGGACCCGACCGGTGCGGTTGCCCGGCCGCGGCCACGTCGCCGGTGTCTGTGCGGGAATCGGCTACCGCTACGGCGTCGATCCCGTACTGATACGAGTCGCCTTCGTCGTGTCCACCATTTTCGGCGGCGCCGGTGTGCTCCTCTACCTGGCGTGCTGGCTCGCCCTCACGAAGTCGGGCGACCCGGCCTCTCCCGCGGAGTCGTTGATGGGACGCGGTCACAGTTCCGACTCGGGCACCAAGACCATCGTCCTTCTCGTCGCACTGGCGATCGCGGTGAGCACCGTCGGCCCCTTCGGCGTCGGACTCGGCGGCTCCGGGCTGGTCAGCATGGCGCTGATGCTCGGCGGCCTGTGGCTGCTGTACCAGCGGCAGCCGATCCCCCCGCCGTCGCCCGTCGGAGCCGTCGCCCCCGGTGTCGGCACCGGCTATCCCGGGACGAGTTTCTCGCCCGGACAGTTCGGCGCCAATCCGTTCGGCCCGGGCACGTACGGTTCGGGTGCGTACGGCCCGTACACGAAGCTTCCCGACTCCTACACGCCGAGCACAGCTCCCACTGCCGGGCCGCCGGCGGACACGCCCAGCGACGCCCCGACCGAGGCACTGAAACCCGAAACCGCTGCCGCCCAGAATGATCCGGTGTCGTTCGAGAAATCCCCGGCCGCCGGTCCGCGGGCCGACACACCGTCGGCGCCGTTCGCGCCGCTCGAACCGCGACCACCGGCATGGGATCCGCTCGGCGTCGCCCCGTTCGCGTGGGACCTGCCCGAACCGGCCAGGACCACCACTCCCGCAGTGCAACCGGAGCGCACACACTCCCGTCTGACCACCATGGTGATCGGACTGGCCATTCTCGCCGCCGCGGCCGCGACGGCGCTGGCGGTCGCCACCGGATCCGACTGGCTGAACCCCGGTCGGATCGGCGCGGTCGCGCTCGCCGTCATCGGAGTGGGGCTGCTGATCGGCGGCTTCCTGCGCAAGGGCTACGGGCTCCTCGTCGTCGCGGGCCCGCTGATCGGCTTCGTGATCCTGGCGTCACTCGTCGGGTCACTCGACCTGAACAGCGAGAACATGGGCGACCGGACCTGGGTGCCCCTGACGGCCGCCGACATCGACCCCGCCTACTCCGGTGGGTTCGGCAGTTTCACGCTCGACCTCCGGAACGTCACGCTCACCGAGGACAAGACGGTCGACGTCAGCGGTCAGTTCGGTGAGGTCGTGGTGCTCCTGCCGCCCGGCATGAACGTCGACAAGCATTGCACCGCCCAGTTCGGCGACGCGCAGTGTCACCCCGACGGTCTCGACGGCGGGTCCGACGGCACGGACGGTCCCGTTCTGACCCTCAATGCAGATGTCCGGTTCGGAAGTATGGAGGTGCGCCGTGGATGA
- a CDS encoding PspC domain-containing protein, protein MPRSGDRASIGGVQPVSNASAGGAQFAGAVTAPVPPGGLPMPRLERRTGGRIVGGVAGGIADQLDIDVMKVRVAFACLAALAGAGIVGYGLLWIFTAAGSDTEKPSASERRRAYGLIAIGLAGASALSWLFSGRVGSVIAPIIVVAVGAALVWREFDSEGPRTVIGLPQRPTVLTWARVLGGVTLIVSGLGVVILAQVDLAALRSSLLAVVVTLVGAGLLTVPLWLRLWRALGAERAARIRNDEREEIASHLHDSVLQTLALIQKQADHPQEVARLARGQERELRKWLFGGGDTDHSSLAEALRIIAGEVEDHHGVTVRPVTVGDVALDVDGTGEGLSKESFTAVLGATREALVNAAKHSGETDINLFAEAERDQVSVFVRDRGVGFDVDEVSPDRQGLAKSIRGRIERRGGHVDVRSTPGKGTEVRIHMPRNGRTRVGAGAAENTDTGVEDVPFSQGA, encoded by the coding sequence ATGCCGCGGTCCGGGGATCGTGCCAGTATCGGAGGTGTGCAACCTGTGTCGAACGCGTCCGCGGGCGGTGCCCAGTTCGCCGGCGCCGTGACCGCGCCGGTACCGCCCGGCGGTCTGCCCATGCCGCGGCTCGAACGCCGGACCGGTGGCCGCATCGTCGGCGGCGTCGCAGGTGGTATCGCCGACCAGCTGGATATCGACGTGATGAAGGTGCGGGTCGCGTTCGCCTGTCTCGCCGCGCTCGCCGGCGCGGGAATCGTCGGCTACGGGCTGTTGTGGATCTTCACGGCTGCGGGTTCGGACACGGAGAAGCCCAGTGCGTCCGAGCGGCGCAGGGCATACGGGCTGATCGCGATCGGCCTGGCCGGTGCGTCCGCCCTGTCGTGGCTGTTCAGTGGCCGGGTCGGTTCGGTGATCGCGCCGATCATCGTGGTGGCGGTCGGCGCGGCCCTGGTGTGGCGCGAATTCGATTCCGAGGGGCCGCGCACCGTCATCGGGCTGCCGCAGCGCCCCACCGTCCTGACGTGGGCGCGGGTGCTCGGCGGCGTGACGCTGATCGTGTCGGGTCTCGGTGTGGTGATCCTCGCGCAGGTCGACCTCGCCGCGCTGCGTTCGTCGCTGCTGGCCGTCGTGGTCACCCTGGTCGGCGCCGGACTGCTGACCGTGCCCCTGTGGTTGCGGCTGTGGCGGGCACTGGGGGCGGAGCGTGCCGCGAGGATCCGCAACGACGAGCGCGAGGAGATCGCGTCGCATCTGCACGACTCCGTTCTCCAGACGCTGGCGCTGATCCAGAAGCAGGCCGATCATCCACAGGAGGTCGCGCGGCTCGCCCGGGGTCAGGAACGGGAACTGCGCAAGTGGTTGTTCGGTGGGGGAGACACCGACCATTCGAGCCTGGCGGAGGCGTTGCGCATCATCGCCGGTGAGGTGGAGGACCACCACGGCGTCACGGTGCGGCCGGTGACGGTCGGCGACGTCGCACTCGACGTCGACGGCACCGGAGAGGGACTGTCGAAGGAGAGCTTCACGGCGGTGCTCGGCGCGACGCGCGAGGCTCTGGTCAACGCGGCCAAGCATTCCGGGGAGACCGATATCAACCTGTTCGCCGAGGCCGAGCGCGATCAGGTCAGTGTGTTCGTCCGGGACCGCGGCGTCGGGTTCGACGTCGACGAGGTGTCCCCGGACCGTCAGGGGCTGGCGAAGTCGATTCGTGGGCGGATCGAACGGCGGGGCGGGCACGTCGACGTGCGGTCCACGCCCGGCAAGGGCACCGAGGTGCGAATCCACATGCCGCGAAACGGCCGGACACGTGTGGGAGCGGGGGCGGCCGAGAACACGGATACGGGCGTGGAGGACGTGCCGTTCAGTCAGGGCGCGTGA
- a CDS encoding YbaB/EbfC family nucleoid-associated protein encodes MFDREGLRVREQELQGQIDSMLTTLDRQTQDLHAAQHQVAQLRVSGTSADGLVQVVVNSVGGVVEVHLAPDAFRRSTPESLGRAMTDAARRAGEAAHAESMRIMGSIVSATETVPDLPDLVPGAPSLRDFLPPLEPDVRVLPADPDPDDRDDGQWNRPLLRDGWQ; translated from the coding sequence ATGTTCGACCGTGAAGGTCTGCGGGTGCGAGAGCAGGAACTGCAGGGACAGATCGATTCGATGCTGACCACGCTCGACCGGCAGACGCAGGATCTGCATGCCGCTCAGCACCAGGTGGCGCAGCTACGGGTGAGCGGGACGTCCGCCGACGGGCTCGTGCAGGTGGTGGTGAACTCGGTCGGCGGGGTGGTCGAGGTGCACCTGGCGCCGGACGCGTTCCGGCGGTCCACTCCCGAATCGCTGGGGCGTGCCATGACTGACGCCGCGCGGCGCGCCGGCGAGGCCGCCCACGCCGAGTCGATGCGCATCATGGGATCGATCGTGTCCGCGACCGAGACTGTGCCGGATCTGCCGGACCTCGTTCCCGGCGCCCCGAGCCTGCGGGACTTCCTCCCGCCCCTCGAACCCGACGTCCGCGTCCTCCCAGCTGATCCGGACCCGGATGATCGCGACGACGGGCAGTGGAATCGGCCGCTGCTGCGGGACGGATGGCAGTGA
- a CDS encoding WXG100 family type VII secretion target, producing the protein MSAHLWVDPAHLRGVAPRFDALSQRMAEVAATLTATLDGEGECWGADETGTTFANGYLPSADTAEHSLGFAVAALAAVGSRLRSTADSFDDTDRGTASSLAGLF; encoded by the coding sequence GTGAGCGCGCACCTGTGGGTGGACCCCGCACATCTGCGCGGCGTCGCACCCCGATTCGATGCCCTGTCGCAGCGGATGGCCGAGGTCGCCGCCACCCTGACCGCAACCCTCGACGGGGAGGGCGAGTGCTGGGGCGCCGACGAGACCGGGACGACGTTCGCGAACGGGTACCTGCCGTCCGCGGACACAGCCGAACACTCGCTGGGGTTCGCCGTCGCGGCGCTGGCGGCGGTCGGATCCAGGCTCCGGAGCACCGCCGATTCGTTCGACGACACCGACCGCGGCACCGCGTCCAGCCTCGCCGGGCTGTTCTGA
- a CDS encoding RDD family protein, translating to MNRTGARRRAQPAGRLRRGVALALDVALHALFAGMVGVIVYVLRTAGDSVSSSMAGATAGLAAIPAWIVVSFVHRTVFQARFHATFGKWMTDLCVVRPEDGTWPGFGYLVKAWFRSVFAIVESDIAMDGEDGMPAVVRRPGESCDTLYSGVTLPPTPRNSRSDFA from the coding sequence GTGAACAGGACCGGCGCTCGGCGGCGGGCCCAGCCCGCCGGTCGCCTGCGACGAGGAGTCGCGCTGGCGCTGGATGTCGCGCTGCATGCGCTGTTCGCCGGGATGGTCGGCGTCATCGTGTACGTGCTGCGGACGGCGGGAGACTCGGTGTCGTCGAGTATGGCAGGGGCAACGGCGGGACTCGCCGCGATACCGGCGTGGATCGTGGTCTCGTTCGTCCACCGGACCGTATTCCAGGCGCGATTCCATGCGACGTTCGGCAAGTGGATGACGGATCTCTGTGTTGTGCGGCCGGAGGACGGAACGTGGCCGGGCTTCGGGTATCTGGTGAAGGCCTGGTTCCGAAGTGTCTTTGCCATCGTCGAATCGGATATCGCCATGGACGGCGAAGACGGGATGCCGGCGGTGGTGCGGCGACCTGGTGAATCGTGCGACACGCTCTACAGTGGGGTGACACTACCGCCCACGCCGAGGAACAGCCGCAGTGACTTTGCCTGA
- a CDS encoding response regulator produces the protein MTLPETPPYRVFLVDDHAVFRSGVRAELGREADMEVVGEAGGVAEAVSGINATSPHVVLLDVHMPDGGGVAVLRGIESGPVCLALSVSDAAEDVIAVIRAGARGYVTKTISGAELADGVRRVAGGDAVFSPRLAGFVLDSFTGRSNAPEPQLDPELDSLTPRELEVLRLLARGYTYREIAEELVISVKTVETHASNVLRKTQQSNRNALTRWAHRRRID, from the coding sequence GTGACTTTGCCTGAAACACCCCCGTACCGTGTCTTTCTCGTCGACGATCATGCCGTGTTCCGCTCCGGTGTCCGCGCCGAGCTCGGCAGGGAAGCGGACATGGAAGTGGTGGGCGAGGCGGGCGGTGTCGCGGAGGCGGTGTCCGGGATCAACGCCACCTCGCCGCACGTCGTGCTGCTCGACGTCCACATGCCCGACGGCGGCGGTGTCGCCGTACTGCGGGGCATCGAGTCGGGTCCGGTGTGCCTGGCGCTGAGTGTGTCCGACGCCGCCGAGGACGTGATCGCCGTGATTCGTGCGGGCGCCCGTGGGTACGTCACCAAGACGATCTCGGGCGCCGAGCTCGCCGACGGCGTGCGCCGGGTCGCGGGCGGTGACGCCGTCTTCAGTCCGCGGCTCGCCGGTTTCGTCCTGGACTCCTTCACCGGACGTTCCAATGCTCCTGAGCCGCAGCTGGATCCGGAGCTGGACTCGCTGACCCCGCGGGAGCTGGAAGTGCTGCGCCTCCTCGCCCGCGGTTACACTTACCGCGAGATCGCCGAGGAACTGGTGATCTCGGTGAAGACGGTCGAAACGCATGCGTCGAACGTGCTGCGGAAGACGCAGCAGTCCAACCGGAATGCGCTCACGAGGTGGGCGCATCGCAGGCGGATCGACTGA